A region of Thiofilum sp. DNA encodes the following proteins:
- a CDS encoding peptide-binding protein codes for MMQKKFTASDLILYLILITLVTLLLSLMYQVDRQWKELKTIQTTLANQTRELQTWRNSASVVSAPVPVVNSAPTTATAQASASSMSSTNAPRSNESIAPAFQRALAATQKPDYAQGDWQVDAFGQELKTLTPLVSSDAYASEIQSYILESLINRNPDTLEWQGLIAKSWTTSPDGLTITFKMRDDVRFADGVALTAEDVAFTFTFIMTEDIAAARSRAYLEKIASVKALDKYTVEFIFKEPYFEAFELAGSLSILPKHIYEPYLKKPLEFNESKAILVGSGPYKLPDNANWTPDKGTVELVRNERYWGLAPTYNRLLWRIIKNDSARLTTYRNGEIDSYGARPKEYQTLKEDTQIMSKSQNFEYMPPVAGYTYIAWNQQINGKPTLFADKRVRQAMTLITDRERLIKDIFLGYGEIAVSPFSPTSKQHNPTISPWPYDLARAQALLKEAGFIDSNNDGVLDKDGQPLEFKLSYNDANEDTKRMVLLLKDLYARAGIRMTPFPQEWPVMIEALDKRTFEAITLGWTSGIETDIYQMFHGSQTKTGGDNFINYQNPALDKLIDQARATVDEAKRMPLWKEAEALLHEDQPYTFLFRRKTLLFVDKRIQNVQMTKIGLNLGLIPGETYVPKPMQRYSQ; via the coding sequence ATGATGCAGAAAAAATTCACAGCCAGTGACTTAATTTTATACTTAATTTTAATCACTTTAGTCACACTACTACTGAGTCTCATGTACCAAGTAGATCGCCAATGGAAGGAATTAAAAACCATCCAAACCACTTTAGCGAATCAAACTAGAGAACTACAAACTTGGCGTAATAGTGCGAGTGTAGTGAGTGCTCCTGTTCCGGTAGTTAATTCTGCACCCACCACAGCTACAGCGCAGGCGAGTGCCAGTAGTATGAGTAGCACCAATGCACCACGTTCTAATGAGTCCATCGCTCCAGCCTTTCAACGGGCGCTGGCAGCCACTCAAAAACCCGATTATGCCCAAGGTGATTGGCAAGTCGATGCATTTGGACAGGAACTAAAAACATTAACGCCTCTAGTCTCCAGTGATGCGTATGCGTCTGAGATTCAAAGTTATATTTTAGAAAGCTTAATTAATCGTAATCCCGACACCTTAGAGTGGCAGGGCTTGATTGCTAAAAGCTGGACGACTAGCCCCGACGGTTTAACCATTACCTTTAAGATGCGTGACGATGTGCGCTTTGCAGATGGAGTAGCACTGACGGCTGAGGATGTGGCTTTTACCTTTACCTTTATTATGACAGAGGATATTGCAGCGGCACGCTCGCGGGCATATTTAGAGAAAATTGCCAGTGTCAAAGCCTTAGATAAATACACCGTCGAATTTATTTTTAAAGAGCCTTATTTTGAAGCGTTTGAGCTAGCGGGTTCTTTGTCTATTTTGCCCAAGCATATTTATGAGCCTTATCTCAAAAAGCCGCTAGAGTTTAATGAATCTAAAGCCATTTTAGTCGGCAGTGGTCCGTATAAATTACCGGATAATGCGAATTGGACACCTGATAAGGGTACGGTTGAGTTAGTACGTAATGAGCGCTATTGGGGCTTAGCACCGACCTATAATCGGTTATTGTGGCGCATTATTAAAAATGACAGTGCCCGTTTAACGACCTATCGTAATGGTGAAATTGATAGTTATGGAGCGCGTCCGAAAGAGTATCAAACACTAAAAGAAGATACTCAGATTATGTCTAAGAGCCAAAATTTTGAATATATGCCACCAGTCGCGGGCTATACCTATATTGCGTGGAATCAGCAAATCAATGGTAAACCCACGCTATTTGCAGATAAGCGCGTGCGTCAGGCGATGACATTGATAACAGATCGTGAGCGTCTGATTAAGGATATATTTTTAGGGTATGGTGAGATTGCAGTCAGTCCTTTTAGCCCGACCAGTAAGCAACATAATCCTACCATTAGTCCTTGGCCTTATGACTTAGCGCGTGCGCAAGCACTATTAAAAGAAGCAGGGTTTATCGATAGTAATAATGACGGTGTACTCGATAAAGACGGTCAGCCCCTAGAGTTTAAGCTCAGCTACAATGATGCTAATGAAGACACTAAACGTATGGTATTGCTGCTCAAAGATTTATACGCCAGAGCCGGAATCCGCATGACTCCTTTCCCTCAAGAGTGGCCGGTCATGATAGAAGCCTTGGACAAGCGCACCTTTGAAGCGATTACTTTAGGCTGGACGAGTGGTATTGAGACCGATATTTATCAAATGTTCCACGGCTCACAAACTAAAACGGGTGGAGATAATTTTATTAACTACCAAAACCCAGCACTGGATAAGTTAATTGATCAAGCGCGTGCTACCGTGGATGAAGCTAAACGTATGCCCTTATGGAAAGAGGCAGAGGCGCTGTTACATGAGGATCAACCGTATACCTTCTTATTTAGACGCAAGACCCTGTTATTTGTTGATAAACGTATTCAAAACGTGCAAATGACTAAGATAGGACTCAATTTAGGTTTGATTCCGGGAGAAACCTACGTGCCTAAACCTATGCAGCGTTATAGCCAATAA
- a CDS encoding TaqI-like C-terminal specificity domain-containing protein: MSTPPLFHPRALQKALKSASILKDGAIPAKHLKLLEGWHKVITDGSIHNLSELSLQANVSSSLCEGVLGYSSFTNRHKKTGVWTLANEKTIKGIGRVDLGFGKFTQESQRLIAPFELKSPKTTNMDIPLLGRKLSTVDQAAKYAQNSEGQAQWFLVSNCLEIRLYKYPYSDSVYQRWLIADLIKPEVYETFILLLSADYLLSGKTQKLFEASLQVEKDITNQLYTDYRHIRVKLINGMKRENNRIRRESMVARAQMLLDRVLFIAYAEDCGLLPERTLVTYLNTGGVISAWDMLKLLFKYIDQGNKDKHIPKYNGDLFKPNDDLDSLSISDELLAELKILSAYDFATDVSVTILGHIFEQSIADLDQIYEAVTEHDDLELNTQQQGTSGKRKQDGVVYTPDFITQWIVENTLGGYLAKRKASMDAPPDSAAWWLAYRQLLATTRIVDPACGSGAFLVAAFQYLKTEYQTVNTRLAELGEKGDLFGLDLNHDILTNNLFGVDINAESVEIARLSLWLVTAEIGKPLTSLKDNIKQGNSLIADKTLDKRAFSWQGNFKEFDVVLGNPPYVRQERLSAIKPYLEAHYKTYHGVADLYTYFFELGVGLLKKGGMMGFISSSTFFRTGSGENLRRFLQVEANLRSIVNFGDLQIFEGVTTYPAMVVLEKPSGKARKSAPAQAFDFLNITSPNLDALGAELQEASFGSMLQSDLGLEGWRLEDERLQALREKIAKGKPTLKSLNKQPCYGIKTGRNEAFVIDKLTRDQLIKADFKSNEIIKPFLEGKDFKKWHIEPRELYLIFTRRGIDINAYPAIKKHLEQYRTILEPKPSTFKGNNWEGRKAGNYQWYEIQDPVEYYSYFEQPKITYGHFSPNALFSFDTKGYYSNDKSYIIPNADFYLLGLLNSSVHWFLIKALCPAVRGGFHEVRVYYIETLPIPTPTDTQKNTIATLAQTCQTLAEQRYQLQDTLRRQIITLCPKDQDAKLSTKLANWWELDFTDFKAEIKKVFKYALPIKESIDWEQALNRLKTDIETLSLTLATTERELNQAVYELFELTPDEIELLEANLK, encoded by the coding sequence ATGTCTACACCGCCCCTATTCCATCCGCGTGCTTTACAAAAAGCCCTGAAATCTGCCTCGATTCTCAAAGACGGCGCGATTCCCGCTAAGCATTTAAAGCTCTTAGAAGGCTGGCATAAGGTGATTACGGATGGTTCGATTCACAACCTGAGTGAATTGAGTTTGCAGGCTAATGTTTCTAGTAGTCTGTGTGAGGGCGTTTTAGGGTATAGCAGCTTTACGAATCGCCATAAAAAGACCGGAGTTTGGACGCTAGCGAATGAGAAAACTATCAAAGGTATCGGGCGGGTAGATTTAGGCTTTGGCAAATTCACCCAAGAAAGCCAACGGTTGATAGCGCCCTTTGAATTAAAATCACCTAAAACCACGAATATGGATATTCCCCTCTTGGGGCGCAAACTCTCGACCGTCGACCAAGCCGCTAAATATGCACAAAACAGTGAAGGACAAGCACAATGGTTTTTAGTCTCTAACTGTCTTGAAATTCGGCTGTATAAATACCCCTATTCGGATAGCGTTTATCAACGCTGGCTAATTGCCGACTTGATTAAACCGGAGGTGTACGAAACCTTTATTTTATTATTGAGTGCGGACTATCTACTCTCTGGTAAAACGCAAAAGCTGTTTGAAGCCAGTCTACAAGTTGAAAAGGATATTACCAACCAGCTCTATACCGATTACCGACATATTCGGGTCAAGCTGATTAATGGGATGAAGCGCGAAAATAACCGCATCCGCCGTGAAAGCATGGTAGCCCGCGCTCAAATGCTGTTAGACCGTGTGCTGTTTATTGCCTATGCCGAAGATTGTGGTTTATTGCCAGAACGTACTTTAGTCACCTACCTCAACACAGGGGGCGTGATTAGTGCGTGGGATATGTTGAAGCTACTGTTTAAGTACATTGACCAAGGCAATAAAGATAAACACATTCCTAAATATAACGGTGATCTGTTTAAACCGAATGACGACCTCGACAGCCTCTCGATTAGTGACGAACTCTTAGCAGAACTCAAAATACTCAGTGCTTATGACTTTGCTACCGATGTGAGTGTGACCATTTTAGGGCATATCTTTGAGCAATCGATTGCCGATTTAGACCAGATTTATGAAGCGGTCACGGAACATGACGATTTAGAACTCAATACTCAGCAGCAAGGTACAAGCGGCAAGCGTAAACAAGATGGGGTGGTCTATACGCCTGATTTTATTACGCAGTGGATAGTTGAGAATACCCTAGGCGGCTACTTAGCTAAACGTAAGGCTAGTATGGATGCGCCCCCCGATTCAGCAGCATGGTGGCTAGCCTATCGGCAACTTCTAGCCACGACGCGCATTGTTGATCCGGCGTGTGGCAGTGGTGCGTTTTTAGTAGCGGCGTTTCAGTACTTAAAGACCGAGTACCAGACGGTGAATACCCGTTTAGCCGAATTAGGGGAAAAAGGCGATTTATTCGGGCTGGATTTAAACCATGATATTTTGACTAATAACTTATTCGGGGTAGATATTAACGCCGAATCGGTCGAGATTGCGCGGCTCTCACTCTGGTTAGTCACGGCTGAAATCGGTAAGCCTTTGACCTCACTCAAAGACAATATCAAGCAAGGCAATAGCCTTATTGCGGATAAGACCCTAGATAAGCGTGCTTTCAGTTGGCAAGGCAATTTTAAAGAGTTTGATGTGGTGCTAGGGAATCCGCCTTATGTGCGTCAAGAGCGTTTGAGTGCGATTAAGCCCTATTTAGAGGCGCATTATAAGACTTATCATGGGGTCGCTGATTTATATACTTACTTTTTTGAGTTGGGTGTAGGTCTACTGAAAAAAGGCGGGATGATGGGCTTTATTAGTTCCTCGACCTTTTTTAGGACAGGCAGTGGTGAAAACTTGCGACGCTTTTTGCAGGTAGAGGCGAATTTAAGAAGTATTGTGAATTTTGGCGATTTACAGATTTTTGAAGGGGTGACGACTTATCCGGCGATGGTAGTGCTAGAAAAGCCTAGCGGTAAAGCACGAAAAAGTGCACCCGCTCAAGCGTTTGATTTTCTGAATATTACTTCACCCAACCTAGACGCATTAGGGGCGGAACTGCAAGAGGCTAGCTTTGGCTCGATGTTGCAAAGTGACTTAGGGCTAGAGGGGTGGCGTTTGGAGGATGAACGCTTGCAGGCTTTAAGGGAAAAGATTGCAAAAGGTAAGCCTACTCTTAAAAGTCTGAATAAGCAGCCATGTTACGGCATAAAAACCGGACGTAATGAGGCTTTTGTTATTGATAAACTCACCCGTGATCAACTAATTAAAGCGGACTTCAAGTCAAATGAAATCATTAAACCCTTTTTAGAGGGTAAAGACTTTAAAAAATGGCACATAGAACCTAGAGAACTGTACTTAATATTCACTAGACGCGGTATCGATATAAACGCCTACCCTGCTATTAAAAAACATCTTGAACAATACCGTACTATATTAGAACCCAAACCCTCTACTTTTAAGGGAAACAATTGGGAAGGTAGAAAAGCCGGAAACTATCAATGGTATGAAATACAAGATCCTGTTGAGTATTATAGTTACTTTGAACAACCTAAAATAACCTATGGTCATTTTTCCCCAAATGCCTTATTTAGCTTTGATACAAAAGGCTATTACTCTAACGATAAGTCATACATTATCCCTAATGCAGACTTTTACTTATTGGGCTTACTCAATTCGTCAGTGCATTGGTTTTTAATTAAAGCCCTATGCCCAGCGGTAAGAGGCGGTTTTCATGAAGTCAGAGTCTATTACATCGAAACCCTACCTATTCCTACCCCCACCGATACCCAAAAGAATACGATTGCTACCCTAGCCCAAACCTGCCAAACCCTAGCAGAACAACGCTACCAACTCCAAGACACCCTACGCCGTCAAATCATTACCCTGTGCCCTAAAGACCAAGACGCTAAACTCTCCACCAAATTAGCGAACTGGTGGGAACTCGACTTCACCGACTTCAAAGCCGAAATCAAAAAAGTCTTTAAATACGCCCTGCCTATTAAAGAAAGTATCGATTGGGAACAAGCACTAAACCGCCTCAAAACCGACATTGAAACCCTAAGCCTAACCCTAGCCACCACAGAACGAGAACTCAATCAAGCGGTCTATGAACTCTTTGAATTGACACCCGATGAAATTGAATTACTAGAGGCGAATTTGAAGTAA
- a CDS encoding Txe/YoeB family addiction module toxin: protein MNAKQKAKNKQEAKQVVFAWTDHAWADYLYWQDNDLEKVAKINTLLAECRTDPFKGTGKPEPLKGNLTGYWSRRIDKEHRLVYLPEDGCIYIAACRFHYE from the coding sequence TTGAACGCCAAGCAAAAAGCGAAAAATAAGCAAGAAGCTAAGCAAGTAGTATTCGCGTGGACGGATCATGCGTGGGCGGATTATTTGTATTGGCAAGATAATGATCTTGAGAAAGTAGCTAAGATTAATACCTTATTAGCGGAATGCCGTACTGATCCCTTTAAGGGAACGGGCAAACCTGAACCACTTAAGGGCAATTTGACTGGCTATTGGTCGCGGCGCATTGATAAAGAGCACCGCTTGGTTTATTTGCCCGAAGATGGCTGTATTTATATTGCGGCTTGTCGTTTTCATTATGAATGA
- a CDS encoding type II toxin-antitoxin system Phd/YefM family antitoxin, whose protein sequence is MNVLTYTEVRANFKQAMDSVCIHHEPTVITRQRGEHVVMMSLEDFNSMQETLYLLSTPKNAQRLMESVAQIKAGKTQVRELVDLERQAKSEK, encoded by the coding sequence ATGAATGTACTAACTTACACTGAGGTGCGAGCTAATTTTAAACAAGCTATGGACAGTGTTTGTATCCACCACGAGCCTACAGTCATTACACGCCAGCGCGGTGAGCATGTGGTGATGATGTCCCTAGAGGATTTTAATAGTATGCAGGAGACGCTCTATCTGTTGAGTACTCCGAAAAATGCTCAGCGTTTAATGGAGTCTGTGGCGCAAATTAAAGCAGGGAAAACGCAGGTTCGGGAGTTGGTTGATCTTGAACGCCAAGCAAAAAGCGAAAAATAA
- a CDS encoding helix-turn-helix domain-containing protein produces MTALRSYQIPTQEEAALAVESSRLLAACIGKGDNAALPLQNGTDVLQIPVKAIRLLVDILEAMARGEAISLIPIHAELSTQEAANLLNVSRPYLVKLLENGTIPHHKVGVRRKVLFKDLMEYKQKSNQTSRELLNQLTEEAQELEMGY; encoded by the coding sequence ATGACTGCCTTAAGAAGCTACCAAATACCTACCCAAGAGGAAGCCGCACTTGCTGTCGAAAGCAGTCGCTTATTGGCGGCTTGCATCGGCAAAGGAGATAACGCCGCTCTCCCTCTACAAAATGGCACTGACGTATTGCAAATACCTGTGAAAGCTATTCGCTTGCTAGTTGACATCTTGGAGGCGATGGCACGCGGTGAAGCTATTTCTCTCATTCCCATACATGCTGAGTTATCCACTCAAGAAGCAGCTAACCTACTGAATGTTTCACGCCCCTACTTAGTTAAATTACTGGAAAATGGGACTATCCCTCACCATAAAGTAGGCGTTAGACGTAAAGTCCTCTTCAAAGACCTCATGGAGTACAAACAAAAAAGTAACCAAACCAGCCGCGAGCTATTGAATCAGTTGACAGAAGAAGCTCAAGAACTGGAAATGGGGTATTAG
- a CDS encoding PIN domain-containing protein — translation MDAQLTVLLDACVLYPAPLRDFLMRLALTGVVRARWTAHIHEEWIRNAIKNQPQLTRERLEKTAALMNQAIEDSLISHYEPLITGLTLPDENDRHVLAAAIKGNAQVIVTFNLKDFPSSHLAPFEIEALHPDNFISHLIENYPEAVLLAAREQRRSLKKPPKTVEEFLDTLLRQQLPSTVSYLNQHRELI, via the coding sequence TTGGATGCTCAATTAACTGTTTTGCTGGATGCTTGTGTCTTATATCCTGCGCCATTACGTGATTTTCTAATGCGCTTGGCACTTACTGGAGTAGTTCGTGCGCGGTGGACTGCACATATTCATGAAGAATGGATACGCAATGCTATCAAAAACCAACCACAGTTGACCCGCGAACGCCTTGAAAAAACCGCTGCCCTGATGAATCAGGCTATTGAAGATTCACTGATTAGCCACTATGAGCCTTTGATTACAGGTCTAACGCTACCCGACGAAAATGATAGACATGTGCTAGCGGCTGCTATTAAAGGCAATGCCCAAGTTATTGTAACCTTTAATTTGAAAGACTTTCCGAGTAGTCATTTAGCGCCCTTTGAGATAGAGGCATTACACCCTGACAACTTTATTAGTCACTTGATAGAAAACTATCCAGAAGCGGTTCTATTAGCAGCACGGGAACAAAGGCGTAGCCTCAAAAAGCCACCTAAAACCGTTGAGGAGTTTTTAGACACTCTATTACGCCAACAACTACCTAGTACTGTGTCTTACCTCAATCAGCACCGTGAGCTGATTTAG
- a CDS encoding tyrosine-type recombinase/integrase → MTNTYTNHKGIKAALTSPPSTGHLEHKDTLATGLYLRVYSTGLGNFIHRYKIKGIRRVYTFEGIALNAKSTEKDIASALTKIRALHQEQRNTLATGLDVAIERDLNAKAINAIPTVSEFATTFIERYAKPKNKAWQEQERILKADVSIIGTLKINAVERKHIIRLLDKKEDAGAPVARNRLLSLLSKYFGFALERGLIEVNPAKGIKKLPEKARDRVLSDNEIRLFWQWLESNKCELATNSALKLALLTGQRVDEICTIQERYIQGDWWLIPDPKNSIPHTVFLTDTVKAIIETLRPHSHEGYLITDLKNQPKDAGTLAGAMYDAAITWESEPRPTPHDLRRTFTTGISKLGFNRLVQDKVTNHKDNSVGGIYDRNDYQKEKRQALEAWERHIQEILTGEPVSNVIAFKTA, encoded by the coding sequence GTGACCAACACCTACACCAACCATAAAGGCATTAAAGCCGCTCTAACATCGCCCCCTAGTACTGGACACCTTGAACATAAGGACACCTTAGCCACGGGTTTATATTTGCGTGTGTATAGCACAGGACTAGGCAACTTCATTCACAGATACAAGATTAAGGGCATTAGGCGGGTTTACACTTTTGAAGGGATAGCACTGAATGCCAAAAGCACCGAGAAGGACATAGCCAGCGCACTAACTAAAATAAGGGCATTACACCAAGAACAACGTAATACCCTAGCCACGGGCTTAGATGTAGCCATAGAGCGCGATTTAAATGCTAAAGCCATTAACGCTATACCTACCGTCTCAGAGTTCGCTACTACCTTTATAGAGCGCTATGCCAAACCCAAGAACAAGGCATGGCAAGAACAAGAGCGCATACTAAAAGCCGATGTATCAATCATAGGTACACTTAAAATCAATGCAGTGGAACGTAAGCACATTATTAGGCTACTGGATAAGAAAGAGGATGCAGGCGCACCCGTGGCACGTAATCGCCTCTTATCCTTACTCTCTAAATACTTTGGCTTTGCCCTTGAGCGTGGATTAATCGAAGTAAACCCAGCTAAGGGCATTAAGAAGCTACCTGAAAAGGCAAGAGATAGAGTACTCAGTGATAATGAAATACGCTTATTCTGGCAGTGGTTAGAGTCGAATAAATGTGAACTTGCCACTAATAGCGCTCTTAAGCTGGCACTACTCACAGGACAAAGGGTAGATGAAATCTGCACGATACAGGAACGCTATATACAAGGCGATTGGTGGCTAATACCAGACCCCAAGAACTCAATACCTCATACCGTGTTCTTAACGGACACTGTGAAAGCCATTATTGAAACCTTGCGCCCCCATAGTCATGAAGGCTATTTAATTACAGACCTTAAGAACCAACCTAAAGACGCTGGCACATTAGCGGGGGCGATGTATGACGCGGCAATCACTTGGGAGTCAGAACCAAGACCAACCCCACACGACTTAAGACGCACCTTTACCACGGGCATAAGCAAGCTAGGCTTTAATCGTCTAGTACAGGACAAGGTGACTAACCATAAAGATAACTCAGTAGGTGGCATATACGACCGGAATGACTACCAGAAGGAAAAAAGGCAAGCGTTAGAGGCATGGGAGCGCCATATACAAGAAATACTGACAGGTGAACCAGTGTCGAATGTCATAGCCTTTAAGACTGCCTAA